In the Methanobacterium sp. genome, AAAATTCGAAAAGGAACTTTCCTACCGCATCAGGCAAGATATATTGGTGAAACCATTCACATCTATTTTTGATGCATCAATCAATCCTACCGGTTACATTAACACATTAAAACATGTGGGCCACTGTGGAGATGGGTATGAATGGGAAGAAGAATTATATGGGAGACATATGATTGTAGTACCAATTGCCATACCTGACTTCCTCATTGAAAGAGAACTTGGTTACATGAAAGGAATTATGGGAGCAAACTTCTGGTACTATTGCAATAACAAAAAATCTGTGCTGGAATGTGGAAGAGCGGCATTGAAAGCTATTGAATCTGTTGAAGGAGTTATTACTCCCTTCGATATTTGTTCTGCAGCTTCCAAACCTGAAACCAACTATCCCTGGATTGGCCCCACAACCAACCACCCCTACTGTCCCACACTTCAGAATTTACTTGGCAAAGAATCCAGAGTTCCCAAAGGTGTTGAGTATATCCCTGAAATCGTAATCAATGGACTTGATATGGAAAGTCTTAAAAAAGCAATGAAGGTAGGGATTGAAGTAATGTTGGAAAATGAAAATGTTCTAGGTATTTCTGCAGGAAATTATGGTGGAAAGTTAGGAGATTATAAAATCCATCTAAAAGAGTTGTTTCCATGACCTTGGATGTTATTGGTTTTGGAGCCTTGAACCTGGACAGATTATTCCAAGTAAACCAGATTGCCTGTAAAGATGAAGAAGGATATATTGAAAACTTAATAGAAAGTTGCGGGGGATCTGCTGCCAATACCATCATAGGCCTGTCCAGATTAGGACTGGAAACAGGATTGATAGGTAAAATTGGTAGTGATAAAGAAGGAGAAACCCTTCTCAACAATCTTAATAAGGAAAATGTGAATACTGAGGGGATAATAAAAAGTGGAAAGGGTAGGAGTGGAACTGTTCACGGCTATGTTGACCGAAAAGGTCAGAGAGCATTATATGTTGATCCAGGGGTCAACGACGAAATCAATACCCGTGAAATAAACTGGGAATATGCCCTAAATACCAAACTATTACATCTCACATCATTCGTAGGAAAATCTATTAAAGCACAAGAATCATTACTGGAAAATATTCCAGACCATGTGATAGTTAGCTTGGATCCTGGAATGATATATGTAAATAAAGGCCTTGCATCCCTGGAAAAAATTCTTAACAGAACCGACATCCTACTTATAAATCAAATGGAGTTGGATGTTTTATTAACAACCCTAAAAGACTTGGATACGAAGATCAGCACGATCCTAAACTATGGAATTAAGATATTAGTCATGAAACAGGGAAAAAAAGGTTGTTTAGTGACAGACGGGTCTAAAACTCACTTACTTGATGCCTATGAAGTAAATTGCCATGATACAACTGGAGCTGGGGATGCTTTCAACTCTGGATTTATTTACGGAATTCTTGAAGGAAAAAATATCAAAGAATCAGCAATGATTGGGAACTTCGTTGCATCATGTTGTGTGCAGGAATTAGGTGCTACCACTGGCCTTCCTTCCAAATCAGCAGTTGATAAGATTAGATAAAATAAAAAGATTTTGATGATTAACTGTTATTTAGTAAGATAAATATATGTAAAAGATGGTTGAGCAAATAATAATATAAACAAAAAAGCCAACAAAATAAGAAGATCTGGGCAAAAAATTAATGGTGTTAACATGGATGTGACATTCAAAAAGAAGAAAGATGTTTTTGAAGGGGAGGTTGCTCTTAAATCCAGTGACTTAGAAGAAAGTCATGAAAAATTTAGTGGGAAAATTGAAGATTGTGTTATGGATGATAAAATTATCACCATAGCACCAGAATGTGTACGTTGCAACTTATGCGTAGAAGAATGTCCTGTAGATGCCATTGAAGATTCTAAATCTACTAAACCCGCCAGAATACTGGATAATTGTGTTAAATGTGAAATATGTGCCCAAACATGCCCAGTTAACTGTATTCATGTCATTGAAAGCACCGCCCATGTGAACGATGATGAAGTGAAATATCATCTTAAAGATATCAAGGTGCCTCATCGCAAATTGCAAATGCAGGAAATCAATGTTAACCCTGAAAAATGTGTTTCATGCGCAACTTGCGTTAAATTCTGCCCTACCGGAGCAATAACTGTTCCAGAAGGAGAGATAGCCCAGATTGATAAGGAAGCTTGCATTGGATGTGGAGCTTGCGTTAATGTTTGCCCTGAAGGTTCGATTGAATTAATTAGAGAATTAGGGCCTGTGATAAAAACAAAGGAACTTTTGGTGGATCAGGACACTTGTGTACAGTGCCAAGTCTGTGAGGAAAACTGCCCAGTGGATGCCATTAAGCTGGAGGGGGATAAAGTGGTTTTAGACCAGGAAAAATGTATTTTATGCGAAGTTTGTTCTAGAAAGTGCCCGGTAGGAGCTCTAAAACTGGAGATGATGTAATTGTTAGTGAAGGAAATCATGGACAAGAATTTTATAGTTGTATCGCCTGACCAGGACTTGGCAGAAATTTCCATTCTAATGGAGGAAAAACGTAAATTCACCACACCAGTGGTTGATGGTGATAAAAAACTCGTTGGATGGATTACTTCCCTGGATTTAGCCAGAGGATTCAGAGAAGGTAAAAAAAAGGCCAAAGAGTTGATGCATGCTAAGGATGATATTGTGCATGTGCATCATAATGATCCTGCCAGATTAGCTGTGTTGGAGGCATCCCAACACCGAGTTCTCAGCATACCGGTATTGGATGATGATGAAGTAGTGGTTGGTGTGGTACGTACAACAGATATTGTTAAGACACTTTCCAGCTTGTATGAAATTAATGTTACCAAGATCTTCAAGGCCATGGAAGACGAACTTAAAGGAGTAAGTTGGGATGAACTGATGGAAGCATCAGCAATTGTAACCCAAAGACGCACTGGTAAACGAGTCACTGCCCAAGACTATGAGAAGCGAATAAAAGATGCCACATTCGGTGAAGCAATCTGGGCTACCGGAGGATTGGAAAAATTCTTCGTAGGTTTGATTGCCATTGGAGAACTGGTTATAGCTAGGAAAGTGGCCAAAGCAAGGAAATAATTCTTTCAATTTTTTTTTGTTTTTTTATGCCCTAATTTAAATTTTTTAAATCAAATTTTTCTTATTTTGTTGGAGTAACATAATATGCAAAGTGAACTGATAATAGTTCGGTACGGAGAAATTGGGATTAAAAGCCCTAAAATACGTGGTAAATTTGAGCGTAAACTAATTGATAATATAAAAACAGTTATCGATGATCAAGTGAAATTAAATCAGGGTAGAATTTTCATTTATCCCCGTAGCATGAGCAAAACACTTAAATCTCTCCAGAAAATTCTGGGCATAGTATCATTTAGTCCTGCAGTAGTGACTGGGACTGATTGTGATTTGATAAAAAAATTAATCCAATCCTACATTGGAAAACTGGTTGAAAATGGTGTTTTTTCTTCAGATGATTCATTTGCCATTAGATGTAGAAGGGTAGGTGAACATGATTTCACTAGCCAGGAAATGGCAGCATATTGTGGTTCAGTTGTGTATGGCATAACCGGGTCTAAGGTGGACCTTTCTAACCCTGATTTTGAATTATTCGTAGAAGTAAGGGGAGATGAAACCTACATATTTCACCAGATAATTCAGGGACTGGGAGGATTGCCTGTTGGAACACAAGGCAGAGTTATATCTTTGATTTCCAGTGGTATTGATTCCCCTGTAGCCACTTTCTTAATGATGAAAAGGGGTTGCAGTGTCACGCTTCTTAATTTTGACACTTATCCGTACACATCTGGATCTAATGAGAAAATCCTGAAAATATACCAAAAGCTTAAAGAATATTCAGCAGGCACCAAATTAAAACTTTATCAAATGAATTTTGGAGATTTCCTGAATAAATGTATAGATGCAGCACCAGATCGGATGACTTGTGTCCTATGTAAAAGTGGAATGTACCAAGTAGCCGAAAAGTTAGCAAAAAATGAGAAAGCCTTCGCAATTGTTGATGGCAGTAGTTTAGGGCAAGTAGCATCACAGACACTGCCCAACATTTTAGCCACACATTATTCCACTTCAATTCCCATTTTGAGCCCATTGATTGGTTTGGATAAGGTGGAAATTGAAAAAATTGCCAAAAAGATAGGAACCTATGATATTTCAATTATTCCAGAAAGTAATTGTTCTGCAGTTCCACGTTATCCTGAGACTCATGCCCAGTTATCTCTGGTGTTAGAAGCCCTGGATAATATAGGTGCTGATGAAGAATTTGATAATGTTATTTCAAGCCTTAAATTACTTAAATGAATAATTTTCATAGAGATGCAGATGAATTGAGTAAATCTGTGTATAATTCATTGCGTGTGTGTAATTATGTTAAGAGATCTTCTTATTGATAATAAACTGTTTAATGAGCTCCGGCAGAGGGCTTTGGAGTCAGAAGAAGGTGAAAATTCTCTGGAAGAAGTTGAACTTCTGGAGAAGGCTGTTTTTCAGAGGTTGAAAAAGAAAAGATCTGTGAAAAAATATAAAAAATTAGGGGTTAATAAGCAGGACCTTAAGGAAATAATAAAATTAGCAGACATTCTTGGTTTAGATGCAATAGGTGGTCCTTCAAACTATGAACTTGCCAGAGAACATCAAGAATGGTGTAACATATGTGGAAGATGCTGCAGGGAATCAGAATCCATTTTCATACATCGGGATGAGTTAAACATTCTACTGAATTTTAACCCAGACTTGGAAAAAGAGATTATTCGCAACAAACTATATCCTGAACATTATGAGCTTAAAGATATTCAGCCCTGCAAATTCATTGACCCTGAAACCAACCGGTGCAGCATATATAATTCAAGACCACAAGTGTGTCGCAGTTATCCGCTGGTGCTGGTAGAAACAAATGGTAAAGCCAAAAATATCATAAATCTTCGCCACTTATGCAATTATTCCGTTCAATTGGTACTTGAAAAATCAATAATATTGTTTGATGAAGCCATACGAAGACTAAAAGAAAATAGGTAACTCTAAAAGAAAATGTTAACTCAAAAAATTCCAAAGCTAAAACCTTAAAATGGATTATTTAAGTATAAAAAACCTATTTTTAACAATTAACTATTTATATTGATTTTTTTATTGGATTAATATCCAATTTTCTTATTTTTTTTTAAAGATCACATAATTGATTTCTCTAGCCATGAATAAAAATATGCACTCGAAAAACAAATTATTATTATAAATCAGAACTGCAATGTTTAGGAATTTTGGTGAGTAATATGACCATGACTGATGAGATGATGGATGCAATAGAAAAGGATTTAGTTTTTCTGGCAACAACCAGCAACGAAGGCATTCCGAATGTCGTGCCCATAGGTTTTGCAAGGCCTATAGACAATACCAGCATATTGATTGCTGATAATTATATGAAAAAAACCCGTGAGAACATTGAAGAAAACCCCAACGTATCCATTGTTACTAAAAATGCTCAGAAAAATCCCTACCAATTTAAAGGAACCGCAGAAATATTCGAATCTGGTAAAATCTTTGAAGAAGTAGTAGAATGGGCCCAGAATGTGATGACCAAATTGAACCCCAAAGCAGCAATTGTAGTTAAGGTAACTGATGTATATTCAGTCAAACCAGGCCCTGACGCAGGCGAAAAAGTTGATTAATCTGATTAATTCCTTTTAATCATGTTTAATGATAAAAAAAACAGATAAACAAATGGGAAATTACAAAAATTTAAAAATATGAAAAATAAAACATTTCTGTTATTTGAATATAACAGAACGAGTAGTGAAGATTTAAAAAGCCATTAATGTAAAATGAATGGGAATTGGAAATAAATGATTTATGTAAATAAAATTAGAATTATACCAATTAGTAAATAAGAAAACGTTAAGCTCAAATATTGTTATATCATAATAAATCGTAAGGTTCTTTTTTGCCGAGATGACCGAGCGGCTAGGTGCGTGGCTGCAGACCATGATACTCGGGTTCAAATCCCGATCTCGGCTTTTATCTAACAAAAAAGTAGTTTTAGATATTAATACTACAATTACTTATGGTAAAAGATGAATACAATCTCTAATTAAATTGTAACGAATGGTTTAAATTAGTATTCGTGATCTAATGATAAAAATTTATAACACACTCACCCGTAGCAAAGAAAATTTCAAACCATTAAATGGAAATAGGATTAAACTTTTTGTCTGCGGACCAACAGTGTACGATTATTCACATATTGGACATGCCCGGACATATATCTCCTTTGATGTTATAGCACGTTACCTTAAATATCGTGGTTTTAGTGTTTTTTACTTGCAAAATATCACCGATATAGATGATAAAATAATTAATCGAGCAATTTCCACAGGTAAAGACCCCCTGGATCTTGCCAGAGAATTTGAAGCAGAATATCTTAAGGATATGGAGAGCTTGGGAGTGGAAAATGTCAATTTATATGCTAGGGCAACCGAACACATTGAAGAAATCAAAGCCCAAATTGAAACTTTATTAGAGGCTGGATTCGCCTATGAAACTGATAACGGAGTTTACTTTGACATTTCAAAATATCCTGATTTTGGGAAGTTATCCAACCGTAAAATCGAAGATTTAAATGTGCACAGAATAAGCCCGGACTCTAACAAGAGAAATCCAGAAGATTTTGCTCTGTGGAAAAAAAAGGATAAAGAACTTGTTTGGAATTCCCCATGGGGTGCTGGACGTCCAGGATGGCATATTGAAGATACTGCAATCACTGAAGAGTATTTCGGACCACAATACGACATACACGGAGGTGGTTTGGATTTGATTTTCCCCCATCACGAAGCAGAAATAGCACAGATGGAATCAGCATCAGGAAAAAAACCAATGGTACGCTACTGGATGCACACCGGTTTTTTGAATGTGAAGGGTGAGAAAATGTCAAAATCCCTAGGAAACTTCATCACCATCAAGGAACTCATTAAAAAATATCCTCCTGAAGTTTTCCGGTTCTTTGTATTATCTACGCATTACCGCAGCCCTATTGACTTCAGCCACGAAATTCTGGAACAATCCCAAAATAGTTTGAAAAGAATATATAAATTCTATGAAACCATTGATAAACTCCTTAATACAGAAAAACCCAATTTAAGGGAATTTTCGCCAGATGAATCATCACCCCATAGTTATGTCCATGAAACTGGAGAAAATCAAGAACAATTCAACAGATTAATAGAAGAAACTAGAGTAAAGTTCCTGGAAGCTATGGATAATGATTTCAACACTCCTTTGGCACTTTCACTGCTTTTTGATTTTATAAGAGTTATCAATCGAAATATGCAGCAGGGAACAATTTCTCAGAAAACTCTTCAGGAAATTCAGATTTTATTTAATGATTTTTCCAATATTTTAGGATTTAATTTCACTTCAACATCTAAAAACACGAATCTGACAGAAGAACTGGTAGATCTCATTGTTGATATCCGAAATAAATTAAGAAAAAAGAAAGACTGGGAGCTTTCTGATGAAATAAGGAGTCAGTTGAATGATTTGGACATAATATTAGAAGACAAGTAATAAAAGAAGTGCTTTATTTATAATGGTTTTTTAATATTAAAAAGGTAGAACAATAGTTAAAAGAATTTGGACTAATAATGTTTCATTCTAATTTATTTAAATACTATATTTAGATTAATTTTTCAATTATTACGTCAAATTATTTAAAGAAAAAGGATTTTTTTAAAATGTGCGCCATTACTGGTATTTTTGGGGAAAAGATTAGTGCAAAATTACATGAAATGTTACTAAGCCTAAAACATAGGGGTCCGGATATGTCTGGGGTTTATGTTGATGGCATCATGTCTTATGGAAAAATAGATGATCTGGAAATCCCTGAAGGAAAAGTGGGTTTAGGGCACAACTTCTTATCTATTCCTGGTTCTGATACCGTCCAACTGTTAAATGAAGGAAATATTTTCTTGGCATGTGACTGCGAAATATATAACTATAAAAAATTACGTGATGAACTTGTACAAACATTTGATTACGATTTTAAAACAGATAGTAATTCAGAGATTGTATTGGCATTGATCATGTACTACTATGATGGTCACTTGCTAAATTGCATACCCCCTATCATAAAACGTCTCGATGGTGATTATGCCTTTGCAGTGTATGATGAAAAAAATTTAGTAGTTGTCCGTGACCCCTTAGGTGTTAAACCTATTTATTATGGTTCAAACAATGATTATTTTGGATTTGCATCTGAAAGAAAGGCTTTATGGAAAGTGGGAATTGATGAAACTCATAGCCTACCACCAAACCACATGCTTCATAACCAAGAATTAGTGCCTCTGAAAAATCAGTTATTTATGGATAAAAGCTTCTCTAAAGGGAGATTTTCTGAAAATAAAGCTGATTTAAAAAACCTTATAAAAGAAAGCCTTATAAAATCTGTTGAAAAGAGAGTTAATTCTCTTAGAAGGGTTGGAATTCCTTTCTCAGGCGGGGTGGACAGTACTCTACTTGTAGTGTTATGCAATGATCTGGGGGTTGAAACTGAACTGTACACTGTGGGTAGTGAAGGTTCACCTGATCTTAACTTTGCAATGAAAGTAGCTGAACATATGGGCCATAGCATCCACACCAGAATAGTTGATGAAGAACTTGTCAGAAATTACACACCCCTTGTATTAAATGCTATAGAAGAGTGGAACTTGATGAAATTGGGGGTGGGTATGACTGCATATCTGGCAGCGGAGATGGCCCGTGAAAATGGCATTCAAGTGCTGTTATCTGGCCAGGGTGCTGATGAACTTTTGGCAGGTTATCATAGATACCTAAATTTTAACACACAAAACAAGATAGATGCTCAAAAAAACCTAGAAAATGATGTAAAAAATCTTTACCATGTGAATCTAGAAAGGGATGAAAAAGTATCCATGGCCCACAGTGTGGAATTAAGAGTCCCTTACCTAGATCTTAATTTTGTGAATATAACCCTTAATACGCCTCTAAAATACAAGATTCATGGATCAAACGACCGTCTGCGTAAATGTATTTTGAGAGAAGTGGCTAAAGACTTAGGAGTTCCTCAGGAAATTGTAAAAAGGCCTAAAAAGGCTGCGCAGTATGGATCAGGGATTCATAAAATATTAACAAAGAAGATTCTAAAAGATGAAATTTACATGCAGGGATTGAAAAATTCCTTTAACTTTATAGACATTTAAATTCATAAAAAGCTAAGTATAAACAATTGATATATAAACTGCATTTAAATTATGATAAAAAGAATAAAAAATCCCAAAAAAGATTAAAAAATTATTTGATAATACTTGTGCAGGAGTGAAATAAGTTGAAAATTGAAAAAGAGGCGGAGGAAATACTTCAAAAATTTTCCAAAGTCCTGGAAAACATACCTGACTTGGAAGAAACCCATTACATGGTTGACAACGTTAATTTAACACGAGAAGATCGTGCTGAGGACAAAAACCCAGAAAAGATCATGGAAAACACCAATGTTGATGAGGATGGTAATCTCATAGTTGAGAAAGGAAAGTGGGTTAAATGAGATTCAATTTAGTGCTGGATGTGCCAGACGTTCCAGGACAACTTTTGGAAGTTTTTGAACCAATGGGCAGATTAGGAGCTAATATTGTTGCAGTAATACACCAGAGAGATGTTAAAACCGAAAGAGGTACTGTCCCAGTCCATATAACTATTGAAGGGGATAAAGAAATTTTAGATAAAGTTATGGATGCTCTTTTATCTAAAGACATTAACATATTACAAGTTGATGGTGTGCTTCGCAAAGAACAAATCACCACAATTCTGGTGGGTGACATAGTAGAAAAAGATCTCCAAGACACAGTATCAAAATTAAACAAATTGAATAGTGTTAAAGTTGCTGATCTTGATCTTAAAATGTCTGATGATCCTAAAAACTCGGCTACCATGATGGTCATCGAAGCAGATTTTGGCCAGAAGAAGGAAGTTCTGGAAAATATCAAAAAACTCGGTGCAGAAAAAGGTTTTCTGGTAATAAATGAAGTCTGAAAAGATTAACTAATATGAACAGGTGAATTTAATGAAAATTGTTATTTTAGGCTTCGGAGCAGTGGGGCAAGGCATAGCTCGCGTTATATCCATGAAAAAAGATCATTTAAAAAATAAATATGAACTCAAACCCCAGATTGTGGCAGTCTGTGATCGTTCAGGAGCCGCTATTTGTGAATCTGGCCTGGATGAAGAATTACTTCTCCAGACAAAAAATGACACTGGTAAAATCGCACTATACCCTGATTATGGTTATCCTAATATGGATAGTCTTCAAGTCTTAGATGAGATAGAATATGACTGCTTAGTAGAAGTCACCCCCACCGATATCAATGATGGCCAACCAGCACATAAACATATATTAAAAGCCATGGAAGATGGTAAAGATGTAGTAACCTCCAATAAAGGCCCTCTCGCATTATCATTCCAAGATCTGGCAGATTGTGCCAGAAAAAACAATGTAGAATTCAAATTTGAAGCATCTGTTGGTGGAGCCATGCCTATTCTAAATTTAGCCCATGAAACCCTAGCAGGGTGCAGCATAGAATCCGTATATGGCATACTTAACGGAACAACAAATTATATTTTATCCAGAATGGCTAATGAAGGCTCATCATATGAACAAACCCTGAAAGAAGCTCAAGAGATGGGAATTGCAGAAACAGACCCTTACCAAGATGTGGAGGGTATTGATGCTGCTTGTAAAATTGTGATACTGGCAAATTCAGTGCTTAACATGCCAGTAACACTTAAAGATGTTAAAGTAGAAGGAATCTCAAAAATAACCTCTGAATCAATATCTCTAGCCAAAAAAGAAGGGTTACTTATAAAGCTAATCGGAGAAGCTTCTTCTGATAATCTGGAAGTATCACCACGTTTGGTTCGTCAAGGTTCTCCCTTTGCAGTAGAAGGCACACTTAATGTGGCCACATTTAAAACTGACTTAGCAGATGATATAACTGTAGTTGGGAAAGGTGCAGGCTCTGTGGAAACTGCTTCAGCAATTTTAAGCGATATCGTAAGCATCTGGAAAATGCGAAACAAGAAAAATAATTAACTTAAACATTTTCCATTATATACTAATTTTAAAAATTCGGTAGTACTAGGAGATAATGAATGAAATACGTAGTGGTTATTGGAGATGGAATGACTGACCTTCCCCTCAAAGAACTGGATGGTAAAACACCCCTTCAGAGTGCGCAAACACCTAACATGGATTTTATAGCTAAAAATGGTTCATCAGGATTATTGAAAACTGTTCCCGAGGGAATGGAACCTGGTTCAGATGTGGCAAATCTTTCTATAATGGGTTACAACCCGAAGAAGTATTACACTGGTCGCGGACCATTGGAAGCTGCCAGTATTGGGGCTGAATTATCAGACAATGATGTGGGATTTCGTTGCAACTTCATAACTGTAGATGAAGGCATGCTTGCTGACTTTAATGCTGGACATATTAGCACTGCCGAAGCATCACAACTCATAGAAGCTTTAAATAAATCTTTTTATCGTTTCGGTAAATTTTATTTGGGAACTAGTTATCGGCATTTATTTGTATTAAACAATAAAGATGCAGCTAGCCTTAATTCAACACCTCCCCATGATGTAGTTGGAGAACCCATTTTTGAACATCTCTTAAAACCAGAAGATCATCCTTTCTCAATTAAACTCAATGAGTTAATGCAAAAATCATCTGATATCCTAACCAAACATCCTGTAAATAAAAAAAGGATAGATGAAGGTAAAAAACCAGCTAATATGATTTGGTTATGGGGGCAGGGCACCAAACCCCAGATGCCTGTATTTAAAGATAATTACGGCCTTCGCGGTGCAACCATTACTGGTGTGGATCTTATTAAAGGAATTGGAACATATTTAGGGCTGACCAATGTCCATGTTCCTGGTGCAACAGGATATTATGATACTGATTACTGTGGCAAGGTAACTTT is a window encoding:
- a CDS encoding 4Fe-4S binding protein; amino-acid sequence: MDVTFKKKKDVFEGEVALKSSDLEESHEKFSGKIEDCVMDDKIITIAPECVRCNLCVEECPVDAIEDSKSTKPARILDNCVKCEICAQTCPVNCIHVIESTAHVNDDEVKYHLKDIKVPHRKLQMQEINVNPEKCVSCATCVKFCPTGAITVPEGEIAQIDKEACIGCGACVNVCPEGSIELIRELGPVIKTKELLVDQDTCVQCQVCEENCPVDAIKLEGDKVVLDQEKCILCEVCSRKCPVGALKLEMM
- a CDS encoding carbohydrate kinase family protein, with translation MTLDVIGFGALNLDRLFQVNQIACKDEEGYIENLIESCGGSAANTIIGLSRLGLETGLIGKIGSDKEGETLLNNLNKENVNTEGIIKSGKGRSGTVHGYVDRKGQRALYVDPGVNDEINTREINWEYALNTKLLHLTSFVGKSIKAQESLLENIPDHVIVSLDPGMIYVNKGLASLEKILNRTDILLINQMELDVLLTTLKDLDTKISTILNYGIKILVMKQGKKGCLVTDGSKTHLLDAYEVNCHDTTGAGDAFNSGFIYGILEGKNIKESAMIGNFVASCCVQELGATTGLPSKSAVDKIR
- a CDS encoding ACT domain-containing protein translates to MRFNLVLDVPDVPGQLLEVFEPMGRLGANIVAVIHQRDVKTERGTVPVHITIEGDKEILDKVMDALLSKDINILQVDGVLRKEQITTILVGDIVEKDLQDTVSKLNKLNSVKVADLDLKMSDDPKNSATMMVIEADFGQKKEVLENIKKLGAEKGFLVINEV
- a CDS encoding cysteine--tRNA ligase; its protein translation is MIKIYNTLTRSKENFKPLNGNRIKLFVCGPTVYDYSHIGHARTYISFDVIARYLKYRGFSVFYLQNITDIDDKIINRAISTGKDPLDLAREFEAEYLKDMESLGVENVNLYARATEHIEEIKAQIETLLEAGFAYETDNGVYFDISKYPDFGKLSNRKIEDLNVHRISPDSNKRNPEDFALWKKKDKELVWNSPWGAGRPGWHIEDTAITEEYFGPQYDIHGGGLDLIFPHHEAEIAQMESASGKKPMVRYWMHTGFLNVKGEKMSKSLGNFITIKELIKKYPPEVFRFFVLSTHYRSPIDFSHEILEQSQNSLKRIYKFYETIDKLLNTEKPNLREFSPDESSPHSYVHETGENQEQFNRLIEETRVKFLEAMDNDFNTPLALSLLFDFIRVINRNMQQGTISQKTLQEIQILFNDFSNILGFNFTSTSKNTNLTEELVDLIVDIRNKLRKKKDWELSDEIRSQLNDLDIILEDK
- the gatC gene encoding Asp-tRNA(Asn) amidotransferase subunit GatC; translated protein: MKIEKEAEEILQKFSKVLENIPDLEETHYMVDNVNLTREDRAEDKNPEKIMENTNVDEDGNLIVEKGKWVK
- a CDS encoding YkgJ family cysteine cluster protein — encoded protein: MLRDLLIDNKLFNELRQRALESEEGENSLEEVELLEKAVFQRLKKKRSVKKYKKLGVNKQDLKEIIKLADILGLDAIGGPSNYELAREHQEWCNICGRCCRESESIFIHRDELNILLNFNPDLEKEIIRNKLYPEHYELKDIQPCKFIDPETNRCSIYNSRPQVCRSYPLVLVETNGKAKNIINLRHLCNYSVQLVLEKSIILFDEAIRRLKENR
- a CDS encoding formylmethanofuran--tetrahydromethanopterin formyltransferase, coding for KFEKELSYRIRQDILVKPFTSIFDASINPTGYINTLKHVGHCGDGYEWEEELYGRHMIVVPIAIPDFLIERELGYMKGIMGANFWYYCNNKKSVLECGRAALKAIESVEGVITPFDICSAASKPETNYPWIGPTTNHPYCPTLQNLLGKESRVPKGVEYIPEIVINGLDMESLKKAMKVGIEVMLENENVLGISAGNYGGKLGDYKIHLKELFP
- a CDS encoding CBS domain-containing protein, coding for MLVKEIMDKNFIVVSPDQDLAEISILMEEKRKFTTPVVDGDKKLVGWITSLDLARGFREGKKKAKELMHAKDDIVHVHHNDPARLAVLEASQHRVLSIPVLDDDEVVVGVVRTTDIVKTLSSLYEINVTKIFKAMEDELKGVSWDELMEASAIVTQRRTGKRVTAQDYEKRIKDATFGEAIWATGGLEKFFVGLIAIGELVIARKVAKARK
- a CDS encoding flavin-nucleotide-binding protein → MTMTDEMMDAIEKDLVFLATTSNEGIPNVVPIGFARPIDNTSILIADNYMKKTRENIEENPNVSIVTKNAQKNPYQFKGTAEIFESGKIFEEVVEWAQNVMTKLNPKAAIVVKVTDVYSVKPGPDAGEKVD
- the thiI gene encoding tRNA 4-thiouridine(8) synthase ThiI, encoding MQSELIIVRYGEIGIKSPKIRGKFERKLIDNIKTVIDDQVKLNQGRIFIYPRSMSKTLKSLQKILGIVSFSPAVVTGTDCDLIKKLIQSYIGKLVENGVFSSDDSFAIRCRRVGEHDFTSQEMAAYCGSVVYGITGSKVDLSNPDFELFVEVRGDETYIFHQIIQGLGGLPVGTQGRVISLISSGIDSPVATFLMMKRGCSVTLLNFDTYPYTSGSNEKILKIYQKLKEYSAGTKLKLYQMNFGDFLNKCIDAAPDRMTCVLCKSGMYQVAEKLAKNEKAFAIVDGSSLGQVASQTLPNILATHYSTSIPILSPLIGLDKVEIEKIAKKIGTYDISIIPESNCSAVPRYPETHAQLSLVLEALDNIGADEEFDNVISSLKLLK
- a CDS encoding asparagine synthetase B yields the protein MCAITGIFGEKISAKLHEMLLSLKHRGPDMSGVYVDGIMSYGKIDDLEIPEGKVGLGHNFLSIPGSDTVQLLNEGNIFLACDCEIYNYKKLRDELVQTFDYDFKTDSNSEIVLALIMYYYDGHLLNCIPPIIKRLDGDYAFAVYDEKNLVVVRDPLGVKPIYYGSNNDYFGFASERKALWKVGIDETHSLPPNHMLHNQELVPLKNQLFMDKSFSKGRFSENKADLKNLIKESLIKSVEKRVNSLRRVGIPFSGGVDSTLLVVLCNDLGVETELYTVGSEGSPDLNFAMKVAEHMGHSIHTRIVDEELVRNYTPLVLNAIEEWNLMKLGVGMTAYLAAEMARENGIQVLLSGQGADELLAGYHRYLNFNTQNKIDAQKNLENDVKNLYHVNLERDEKVSMAHSVELRVPYLDLNFVNITLNTPLKYKIHGSNDRLRKCILREVAKDLGVPQEIVKRPKKAAQYGSGIHKILTKKILKDEIYMQGLKNSFNFIDI
- a CDS encoding homoserine dehydrogenase, yielding MNLMKIVILGFGAVGQGIARVISMKKDHLKNKYELKPQIVAVCDRSGAAICESGLDEELLLQTKNDTGKIALYPDYGYPNMDSLQVLDEIEYDCLVEVTPTDINDGQPAHKHILKAMEDGKDVVTSNKGPLALSFQDLADCARKNNVEFKFEASVGGAMPILNLAHETLAGCSIESVYGILNGTTNYILSRMANEGSSYEQTLKEAQEMGIAETDPYQDVEGIDAACKIVILANSVLNMPVTLKDVKVEGISKITSESISLAKKEGLLIKLIGEASSDNLEVSPRLVRQGSPFAVEGTLNVATFKTDLADDITVVGKGAGSVETASAILSDIVSIWKMRNKKNN